Proteins encoded by one window of Cuniculiplasma divulgatum:
- a CDS encoding DNA adenine methylase, whose protein sequence is MKKLRLIKYPGSKWVSIPDIREVWKKSNMEAFADVFGGSATVSLNMGAENVIYNELNTQLYNLLLSLRDSYDSFMEYVKQWLTSPKSFMEFRKQLKEESDEKREDRTYSAFKTFYRYNTTFGGMGETYSTSREKSTFTAMGKTIGVLPAIHKTISTWKLENMDFLAFIRKYDSEKTFLYMDPPYPGKNWYEHNFSIKDYRDLSSVRKEMRGKYLMNFDRGSEQITKVFGEPQFIRKYENKNGNGEDMEEPFRYISFYTNVLNK, encoded by the coding sequence ATGAAAAAGTTGAGGCTCATAAAATATCCCGGTTCAAAGTGGGTTTCCATTCCTGATATAAGGGAAGTTTGGAAAAAATCAAATATGGAAGCATTCGCTGATGTTTTTGGAGGATCAGCAACGGTTTCACTAAACATGGGTGCAGAGAACGTAATATATAACGAATTAAACACTCAATTATACAATCTTTTACTGAGCCTCAGAGATTCATACGATTCGTTTATGGAATATGTAAAACAGTGGTTGACCTCACCAAAAAGTTTTATGGAATTCAGGAAGCAGTTGAAGGAAGAATCAGATGAAAAAAGGGAGGACAGAACATACAGTGCCTTCAAAACATTTTACAGGTATAACACAACCTTTGGTGGAATGGGAGAAACATATTCAACATCAAGGGAAAAGAGTACCTTCACGGCAATGGGTAAAACAATTGGCGTTCTCCCGGCAATACACAAGACCATATCTACCTGGAAACTGGAAAACATGGATTTCCTTGCATTCATAAGGAAATATGACAGTGAAAAAACTTTTCTGTATATGGATCCACCATATCCTGGCAAGAACTGGTATGAGCACAATTTTTCCATAAAGGATTACAGAGATCTTTCTTCTGTCAGGAAGGAAATGAGAGGAAAATATCTGATGAATTTTGACCGGGGGAGTGAGCAGATTACAAAGGTTTTTGGTGAACCACAGTTCATAAGAAAATACGAGAACAAAAATGGAAATGGCGAAGATATGGAAGAGCCATTCAGATACATCTCATTTTACACAAATGTACTGAATAAATAG
- a CDS encoding DNA gyrase/topoisomerase IV subunit B → MSLDQYDASQIQILEGLKAVRKVPGMYIGNTGEGGLHHLVYEVVDNCVDEANAGFADKVFITLGRDGSVTVEDNGRGIPVDIHPQYKRPALEIVLTELHSGAKFDKKVYKVTGGLHGVGVHVVNALSEKLIAVIKRNGNIYYEIFRRGIPDGHLITVKEDEKDNDPILKDITLNLKSESGTTIKFWPDPEIFQETVYSYEILERRMRELAYLNPNIFFEMRDERSGKKDTFHFSGGLSEFVSYLSEGYDLLLKETIRGQEEKSDVVVEFALQYSSNSMEVMKSFVNNIRTDEGGTHVAGFRTGLSKAILDFAKKNNLVKGVDNLIGDDVRDGLVAVLHIKMYNPQFEGQTKEKLGNGEIKGIVQSILESQMKFYLESYPHVANLIVRRALMAAEAREASRNAKELIKKRSSLGTGSMPGKLADCSSSDPSKTEIYIVEGDSAGGSAKQARNREYQAVMPLRGKILNVEKANDSKTFANQIIKDLIIVLGTGVGDELNLDTLRYGKIIIMTDADVDGAHIRTLLLTFFYRHALKLIKNGNIYFAEPPLYRVQKGDKVYYVYSEEERDKIVTELGKNVVTQRFKGLGEMNPEQLWDTAMNPDTRRLVRVDVEDADEADHTFSILMGDKVEPRRRFIEENAKYVEEIDF, encoded by the coding sequence ATAAGTTTGGATCAATACGACGCATCACAGATACAGATACTTGAGGGATTGAAGGCCGTAAGAAAAGTGCCAGGAATGTATATAGGTAATACTGGAGAGGGCGGTCTTCACCATCTTGTTTACGAGGTTGTAGATAACTGCGTTGATGAAGCGAACGCAGGATTTGCAGATAAGGTATTTATAACGCTTGGAAGAGACGGTAGTGTAACAGTTGAGGATAATGGAAGAGGCATTCCAGTGGACATACACCCTCAATACAAGAGACCGGCACTTGAAATAGTGCTGACGGAGTTACACAGCGGTGCAAAATTTGACAAAAAGGTTTACAAGGTTACTGGCGGTCTTCATGGGGTAGGAGTACACGTTGTTAATGCACTCTCAGAAAAACTTATTGCTGTAATTAAAAGAAATGGGAATATTTATTATGAAATTTTCAGGAGAGGCATACCAGATGGTCATCTGATAACAGTAAAGGAAGATGAAAAGGATAATGATCCAATTCTGAAGGATATAACACTCAATTTAAAGAGTGAATCCGGTACAACAATTAAATTCTGGCCTGATCCAGAAATTTTCCAGGAGACAGTATACAGTTACGAAATTCTAGAACGAAGAATGAGGGAACTGGCATATCTAAATCCCAATATATTCTTTGAGATGAGGGATGAAAGATCAGGAAAGAAAGATACATTTCATTTTTCAGGAGGGTTATCCGAATTTGTATCATATCTTTCTGAAGGATATGATCTGCTTTTAAAGGAAACAATCAGGGGGCAGGAAGAAAAATCAGATGTGGTTGTTGAATTTGCACTTCAGTATTCTTCAAATTCCATGGAGGTCATGAAGTCCTTTGTAAACAATATCAGAACGGACGAAGGCGGAACTCACGTTGCCGGTTTTAGGACGGGACTGTCTAAGGCAATTCTGGATTTTGCAAAGAAGAATAACCTCGTAAAGGGGGTGGACAATTTAATTGGAGATGACGTAAGGGATGGACTTGTTGCTGTTCTGCACATAAAAATGTATAATCCGCAGTTTGAGGGGCAGACAAAGGAAAAACTGGGAAATGGTGAAATCAAGGGTATTGTGCAGTCCATACTGGAAAGTCAGATGAAGTTTTATCTGGAAAGCTATCCACATGTGGCCAATCTCATAGTAAGAAGAGCATTAATGGCTGCAGAGGCAAGAGAGGCATCCAGAAATGCCAAAGAACTCATAAAGAAGAGGTCAAGCCTGGGGACCGGGAGTATGCCGGGCAAGCTTGCAGACTGCTCATCATCAGATCCATCAAAAACAGAGATATATATTGTGGAGGGAGACTCTGCAGGTGGATCTGCTAAACAGGCAAGAAACAGGGAATATCAGGCAGTAATGCCACTCAGGGGCAAAATTCTGAATGTGGAAAAGGCAAATGACAGCAAAACATTCGCCAATCAGATAATCAAGGATCTTATCATAGTGCTCGGTACAGGCGTGGGAGATGAATTAAATCTTGACACTTTAAGATACGGAAAAATAATAATCATGACCGATGCCGATGTGGACGGTGCACATATAAGAACCCTGCTACTTACATTCTTCTACAGGCATGCACTGAAACTGATCAAAAATGGAAACATATATTTTGCAGAGCCACCGCTCTACAGGGTACAGAAGGGTGACAAGGTCTACTATGTATATTCCGAGGAGGAAAGGGATAAGATAGTAACAGAACTTGGTAAAAATGTGGTAACACAGAGGTTCAAGGGTCTTGGGGAAATGAACCCTGAGCAGCTTTGGGATACGGCTATGAATCCTGATACCAGACGACTGGTAAGGGTAGATGTTGAAGATGCAGATGAGGCAGATCACACCTTTTCAATTCTCATGGGAGACAAGGTAGAACCAAGAAGAAGATTCATAGAAGAGAATGCAAAGTACGTGGAGGAAATCGATTTTTAA
- the gyrA gene encoding DNA gyrase subunit A — MELKPVETEIKKSYLEYAMSVIVSRAIPDVRDGLKPVQRRILYSMYENNFTHDKPYRKSARIVGEAMGKYHPHGDSAIYDAMARMAQEFSLRYTLIDGQGNFGSIDGDAPAAMRYTEARTNQLAEEMLKDIDKNTVPFRLNFDGSLQEPDYLPSVVPNLLINGSSGIAVGMATNLLPHNLTEVGNGIIELVKNPEATVEDLLKHLKGPDFPGGGIIWMTEDLKRAYETGRGKVICRGEVNAEDKKRIVITSLPYGVNKVTFLENVVRHVDDGKIEGITDVRDESNREGMRIVIKIRDEDRKGLILNQLYSKTELEQSISINNLVLLNNEPRQMNLKELMKSYIDHRLKVILKRSQFDYDKLKEREHVLLGLEKAIEQLDLVISLIRGSRETTEARTKLMQSLELTEIQANAILDMRLQRLTSLEHEKIKKELEETFNELKRLSNIINNESERDKILIDEIQYLIKKYGDERRTKVQIGGHVNLSEDQTIPVEESVIILTEKGFIKRVTLDEYRAQKRGGKGVQTSVRDEDQVRSLIHCSSHDNVLFFTNTGRVFKIKAYRIESKSRTGVGVIGSAFLRLAESERLTEVLKFEESEGAFLIMATRGGYIKKTSVEDFANINSAGIRAINLEDGDELVSAFILESDHDIVVISSNGKAARFRSDEIRATGRTSRGVISMRVQGNEFVIKAFAIESGQNILTVSSRGIGKRTEENEFTSHHRGSMGVKVMKITEKTGKIVDAIPVNENDEIIIMTRNEQTIRIRASTIREVSRNSQGVKLMDVGEDDEVISVGKVELEQ; from the coding sequence ATGGAATTGAAACCAGTAGAAACAGAAATTAAAAAGTCCTATCTCGAATATGCAATGAGTGTAATCGTAAGCAGGGCAATCCCGGATGTTAGGGATGGATTGAAGCCAGTACAGAGAAGGATACTCTATTCAATGTATGAAAACAATTTCACACATGACAAACCATACAGAAAGTCTGCAAGGATAGTTGGGGAGGCCATGGGTAAATATCATCCTCACGGGGACAGTGCAATTTATGATGCAATGGCAAGGATGGCGCAGGAATTCTCCCTGAGATATACACTTATTGATGGGCAGGGAAATTTTGGATCAATAGATGGAGATGCACCTGCTGCAATGAGGTATACAGAAGCAAGAACAAACCAGCTTGCAGAGGAGATGCTTAAGGATATAGACAAGAACACAGTACCGTTCAGGCTGAACTTTGACGGCTCCCTGCAGGAACCTGATTATCTTCCATCGGTAGTGCCAAATCTTCTAATAAATGGAAGTTCAGGAATAGCGGTGGGTATGGCTACCAACCTTCTTCCGCACAATCTTACAGAGGTTGGAAATGGGATCATAGAACTTGTTAAGAATCCTGAGGCAACTGTAGAGGATCTGCTAAAGCATCTGAAGGGGCCAGATTTTCCAGGTGGTGGAATAATCTGGATGACAGAGGATTTGAAGAGGGCATACGAAACTGGAAGAGGCAAGGTCATATGTCGTGGAGAGGTCAATGCTGAGGATAAGAAAAGGATTGTAATTACAAGTCTACCATACGGTGTTAATAAGGTAACATTCCTCGAGAACGTTGTAAGACATGTTGATGATGGAAAGATAGAGGGAATTACTGACGTGAGGGATGAAAGCAACAGGGAAGGGATGAGAATAGTAATAAAAATCAGGGATGAGGACCGGAAAGGACTCATACTGAACCAGCTCTATTCAAAGACTGAACTGGAGCAGAGCATTAGCATTAACAATCTGGTTCTTCTAAACAATGAGCCAAGGCAGATGAACCTCAAGGAGTTAATGAAAAGCTACATAGATCACAGATTAAAGGTTATCCTGAAAAGAAGCCAGTTTGATTATGATAAGCTAAAGGAGAGGGAACATGTACTGCTTGGGCTGGAGAAGGCCATAGAACAGCTTGATCTGGTAATATCCCTGATCAGAGGGAGCAGGGAAACAACTGAGGCAAGAACAAAATTAATGCAATCACTGGAATTAACGGAAATTCAGGCAAACGCCATTCTTGACATGAGATTGCAAAGACTGACCTCACTGGAGCATGAAAAAATAAAGAAGGAGTTAGAGGAAACATTCAACGAACTGAAAAGGCTCAGCAATATAATAAATAATGAAAGTGAGAGGGATAAAATTCTCATAGATGAAATACAGTACCTGATTAAGAAATACGGTGACGAAAGAAGAACCAAAGTTCAGATAGGTGGTCATGTCAATCTTTCAGAGGATCAGACAATCCCCGTTGAGGAGAGTGTCATAATACTAACAGAGAAAGGCTTCATCAAGAGGGTAACACTTGACGAATACCGCGCTCAGAAGAGAGGCGGTAAGGGTGTGCAGACAAGCGTGAGAGACGAAGATCAGGTGAGATCGCTTATTCACTGCAGTTCCCATGATAACGTTCTCTTTTTCACAAACACAGGAAGGGTATTCAAGATAAAGGCTTACAGGATAGAGAGCAAGAGCAGAACAGGGGTAGGAGTGATCGGTTCAGCATTCCTCAGGCTTGCAGAGAGTGAAAGATTAACAGAAGTTCTCAAATTTGAGGAAAGTGAGGGAGCATTCCTTATCATGGCAACCAGAGGTGGCTATATTAAAAAGACATCTGTGGAGGATTTTGCAAATATCAACTCAGCGGGAATCAGGGCAATAAACCTTGAGGATGGAGATGAACTTGTATCTGCGTTCATATTAGAATCCGATCATGATATTGTTGTAATATCTAGCAATGGAAAGGCAGCACGTTTCAGATCAGATGAGATCAGGGCCACAGGAAGGACGTCCAGGGGTGTCATATCAATGAGAGTTCAGGGAAATGAGTTTGTGATCAAGGCCTTCGCCATTGAATCAGGTCAGAACATACTGACTGTATCCTCAAGGGGAATTGGAAAGAGAACAGAGGAAAATGAGTTCACCAGTCATCACAGAGGAAGCATGGGAGTGAAGGTTATGAAGATCACTGAGAAGACTGGAAAGATAGTGGATGCCATTCCTGTAAATGAAAATGACGAGATCATAATAATGACAAGAAATGAACAGACCATTAGAATCAGGGCTTCAACAATAAGAGAGGTGAGCAGAAACTCCCAGGGTGTGAAACTTATGGATGTAGGTGAGGATGATGAGGTCATTTCAGTTGGAAAAGTGGAGCTGGAACAATGA
- a CDS encoding UbiA-like polyprenyltransferase: MARNAFNETGYSGESRSTEKEVHESKLKGFVDYIKLEHTVFDIPFIVAGSFIAAGKYPGTRIIILVILAGTLARATGMSINRLLGRKYDVINPRKRKWGLVTGSLSMTSAITFTVITAALFELCTFLLNRFVLILSPIVLALFIIDPMLKRVTRWRHFFMGLTIGVGVMAGYLAVIPHFPSSPEIYILVVTTATWIGGFDMVYTIPDVDYDRENNLKTVMTAYGVKKGMIISDITHAFTLLFFTLLIFYISSYLYVAELILIYFLIIYQHYVLDPDDPSTVRVSFLNSNSFIGISFLCVLILTQYVPLLAL, from the coding sequence ATGGCCAGAAACGCTTTCAATGAAACAGGATATTCAGGAGAGAGTAGATCAACTGAGAAAGAAGTTCACGAATCAAAATTAAAAGGATTCGTAGATTACATAAAACTGGAACATACTGTTTTTGATATACCCTTTATAGTGGCAGGCAGCTTCATTGCGGCAGGAAAATATCCGGGCACCAGGATCATCATTCTTGTAATTCTGGCAGGTACACTGGCAAGGGCCACCGGTATGTCCATCAACAGACTGCTTGGAAGAAAATATGATGTGATCAATCCACGTAAAAGGAAATGGGGACTGGTAACAGGATCACTTTCCATGACCAGTGCCATTACCTTTACAGTTATAACAGCAGCACTCTTTGAGCTGTGTACGTTTCTTCTAAATCGCTTTGTGCTTATTCTTTCTCCTATAGTTTTGGCACTCTTCATAATTGATCCAATGCTAAAGAGAGTTACAAGATGGAGGCACTTCTTCATGGGATTGACCATAGGCGTGGGAGTGATGGCCGGTTATCTCGCGGTTATACCTCACTTTCCTTCATCTCCAGAGATATATATTCTTGTGGTTACAACTGCAACCTGGATAGGCGGTTTTGACATGGTGTATACAATACCGGATGTAGACTATGACAGGGAGAATAATTTAAAAACCGTGATGACTGCCTATGGTGTCAAAAAGGGAATGATCATTTCAGATATTACCCATGCATTTACACTACTTTTTTTCACATTGCTTATATTTTACATCAGCAGTTATCTGTATGTTGCTGAACTTATTCTGATATATTTTCTCATAATATACCAGCATTATGTTCTTGATCCTGATGATCCTTCAACGGTGAGAGTTTCTTTCCTGAATTCAAATTCATTCATTGGGATATCCTTCCTGTGTGTTCTGATCCTGACCCAGTATGTGCCATTGCTTGCATTATAA
- a CDS encoding menaquinone biosynthesis decarboxylase yields the protein MTYDDLQDFISDRKKKNDFIQIDDEVSTELELTWILSEEERAGKGRTILFDNVKGYDIPVVGNIFSTQEKMNSILGDKPENIGNAMRNLIRPPKESESLIGRGMEMLKELGGLRPKLHDRLPSSYSVIDSVDLDRYPICTTWPDDAGPFITLPVVITSDPETGRKNAGMYRMQKYDSETMGMHWQIHKDGAKHFDEYKEKGKIMDVSVTLGTDPLTIFSAVAPLPDPLDEFSFWGLISKERPNLVKGQSVDHHYPMNSEIVLEGYIDSSESRIEGPFGDHTGYYSLQEVFPIFHIRKIVEKKNPVYPTTIVGKLWHEDVIMGKSIERLFLPLVKLQIPEIVDMNTMEEAVFHDMIVVSIKKRFPGHAKKVMFAVWGTGQLMFSKIVLIVDDDINVHDRKQVIWAMSTRIDPARDVIIIPGTHTDTLDHASSLLNYGSKMGIDATRKWKSEGFNRPWPETLSMKQDIQERVDQLRKKFTNQN from the coding sequence ATGACTTATGATGATCTTCAGGACTTCATTTCAGATCGAAAGAAAAAGAATGATTTTATCCAGATTGATGATGAAGTGAGCACCGAACTGGAACTCACATGGATACTGAGTGAGGAGGAAAGGGCTGGAAAGGGACGTACAATTCTTTTTGATAATGTAAAGGGTTATGACATACCTGTTGTTGGAAACATATTTTCAACCCAGGAGAAAATGAATTCCATTCTTGGGGATAAGCCAGAAAACATTGGAAATGCAATGCGAAATCTCATAAGGCCACCAAAGGAAAGTGAATCCCTCATCGGCAGGGGCATGGAGATGCTTAAGGAACTTGGAGGTCTCAGACCAAAGTTGCATGACAGATTACCGTCCTCATACAGCGTAATCGATTCTGTAGATCTGGACAGATATCCCATATGCACAACCTGGCCGGATGATGCAGGACCCTTTATTACATTACCAGTTGTAATTACAAGTGATCCTGAAACAGGCAGAAAAAATGCAGGCATGTACAGGATGCAGAAATATGATTCAGAAACCATGGGAATGCACTGGCAGATACACAAGGATGGTGCAAAACATTTTGATGAGTATAAGGAGAAGGGAAAGATCATGGATGTTTCCGTTACACTGGGAACAGATCCACTTACAATATTCTCAGCAGTTGCACCCTTACCGGACCCTCTGGATGAATTCTCATTCTGGGGTCTTATTAGCAAGGAAAGACCAAATCTTGTGAAAGGACAGAGCGTTGATCATCATTACCCAATGAATTCCGAGATCGTTCTTGAAGGATATATTGACTCATCAGAATCAAGAATAGAAGGACCCTTCGGAGATCACACAGGATATTATTCCCTGCAGGAAGTGTTTCCAATTTTTCACATCAGGAAGATAGTTGAGAAAAAGAATCCTGTATACCCAACAACCATTGTTGGAAAGCTGTGGCACGAGGATGTGATTATGGGAAAATCCATAGAAAGGCTATTCCTTCCTCTGGTGAAGTTACAGATACCAGAGATAGTTGACATGAATACAATGGAGGAAGCAGTGTTCCATGATATGATCGTGGTTTCCATAAAGAAGCGCTTCCCGGGACATGCCAAGAAGGTTATGTTCGCTGTGTGGGGTACCGGTCAGTTGATGTTCTCCAAGATAGTGCTCATTGTTGATGATGACATCAATGTTCATGACAGAAAACAGGTAATATGGGCCATGAGCACGAGGATTGATCCTGCAAGAGATGTTATTATTATCCCGGGAACTCATACGGATACGCTTGATCATGCCTCTTCGCTTTTGAACTATGGATCGAAGATGGGCATAGATGCCACAAGGAAATGGAAATCGGAGGGATTTAACAGGCCATGGCCAGAAACGCTTTCAATGAAACAGGATATTCAGGAGAGAGTAGATCAACTGAGAAAGAAGTTCACGAATCAAAATTAA